The Ipomoea triloba cultivar NCNSP0323 chromosome 13, ASM357664v1 genomic interval tttatattttgattgaactcaattggttattcgttcggatatttttaattatgttatatcggataTAAGTTTGGTCCCGATATGggatatcgaaatttcacatatattactatatcagagttcaaaataaaaagttatataatatatattatatacatgttattcaaataaatatatccaaacatattttaaatattagctcaaaaaatattaatattatccaaagtaaatttttatgtgaacttaataggttatttgttcggatatatttttatttattgttaattttataacgttaatctaaaaaaaataaatttgaaaaaataagtgtcagtaaacaagttttctaaacgaaaacagagaatgaaaaacagagaaatgaaaactgaaaatttgaaaaacagaaaacagttttctgttagtaaacaggcccCTAGTTTTCTGATTCAGCCAAAcaccataaaattaaaatatttttcggaAAGTGAAtcattttttggaaatcattttccagaaaatatattccaagtttccaaacggacccttaatttagttgttttttttttaaaaacaatttagTTGTTTGATTAAAGCAAAATTGCAAATACTTGTGTGGTATGAGGAAATGAAAGCATGGTTAGAGGCATAATGGCATATAAAGGATGCCCCAAGAACAATAATGAAACAAATAATTCACTTCTGCAAGTACTATTGATTATATACCAATTGCATAGCCTAATTCTATATAGTTCAAGCAGAGTGATACAAACAGTTCATTTCTGTCAATTGCTGTTTTGCTATTACCAGATGCTTAACAACGCCTTGCTTTGTTTCCGATTTTCTATAGAGTTATTTTGTGATtgaagttaaattttttttttttatagatctTGGTGCCACACTTGATGAACACACAATGCATGGATCAGAAAGAGAAGTGAGAAGCACATCAGCGTCGAATACACATGTGGTTTTTGAGGATTCTGGTAACAGAGAAAGTAGTGTTTCTGTTTCTGTTTGTGATTCTGGTATGGATGCTGCTACTGAAGTTGCTGGACTAGCTGCTGAAGACCTGTATTACATCGAGTGTCCGTTGAATAGGTTCAGAACTAGTGGAGGGACCTTGCTAAATTCCTCCCGGTCTGACACACTGGAAGCTGCTATTATGGATTTGGAGGAAATGAGAAACAAGATTAGGTGGATTAGGCGAATTTTGGATTCTGGAAATCCTCTACCAAATTCTCAGTCCTCGTGGAAGTTTGTGGAACACCGTGGATCATCTACTCAGAAATGACAGTTTCTGAAAACTTGGAACTTTTTCTTATGTATGGCCCTTAAGAATCACAGTGCATTTTGAACCAATGCAAGTAATGCCATGACATTGCATTTAGAAACCAATGAAAGTTTTGCTATTTTGTTCAGGGCGCCACTGCCATTTTTGTGTATCCATCCAAGGGAATATTGGGATTTTTGTTTAACATCTCCACCTAAATACCCGACATGTACAGGTACGCTTTTCATATCCCTAAATGCTTCCCTTCATTGTTTCCAGTTAAGCTTTTGTGGTTTGAAACTAAATCCTCTTTGTGCAGTAAGGCAACTAATCACATTGGAGGGTTCTATTTGCTCGCAACAGTTGGCGAGAAAACGCTACTCGAATGCTTGCTGACAACGAGGATTACTGAGTCCATACTATGCTCGTCAGCCTTGTCTTGGTTCCAAATTAGCCTCATAAACCTTGAGGTAAATTGcttatttttttgtatattgtaATGACAAATTGACACTTGATCACAGTAAATCTTAGATTGTAATTTAAGCTAGATGAAGTGCTTTAATGTACTGTCTCTGTTAGTAGTTTTTAGTGCCGGAGTTGCCGTGTTTAATTGGCGATTGAATGTCTGTTAGAAGCATAAATCATAACTTTCTTGAGTTGGAGACTTGGAGTTGCCGTGTTTAACTTTTGATTGGGTGCAGCCATTATCtgctgagttttttttttttttttttttttagtactactgacactgttacaatgtagtatctgtttataactattttctcaacctactgaagcacaaagagtcaatatcgcttcCACTCAGGTTCGAATCCACCTCCTTCCATGCAATCGGCCGACTGGGTGCCATTAGACTACAAGTTCTTGGCGAGCAGGCCTTAACTTTAGTTGATTGGGGATATACCCCGAACATATACAGTGCCCAGACCTGCAGGGTTTAGGGCCGAACTGATCCCCGACCTCCAGGTTTTCCCGACCTGTTCAGGTTGTCCCGGCCTCCTAACCATAGTCGCGCGGTCCCGACCCAGTCCCGATATAGACCAGGGATCGTAGGATACGTGTACGGCTACGGCCCGGGATCAGAGGGTGACAGTGCATGGCCCCCACATGTGCGGCATGCCGGTAGCCCGGAACTCGCCCCCTCGTCTCCCTATAAATACCCGCATTTATTGTAGAGAGAGAGACTTTTGGACAAGGCTCCATTCTAAGACCAGAACACCGATCTCACTCCCATCCCGGGCTTCTCAATACCTTAAACATCGGTTTACTATAGGGCTGTACAAGGGTAGTATTTGCTATATCATTAGTAATTCACGAATCACACAGGAGAGTTAACTGCACTAGAGAGATCATGTGCGTGCAAGATCATGTGCAATGAGTTTCACCGAGATAATGTTCACAATAATTGAACCCTTGATCTTTAAGTACGAGAGTCATGCTACATTCACTTGACTACCTTTTCGGGGCTTTTGTATTTAACTAACTTCAGTAACTTGTATGTTTAGATGCAACTGTCATAATAGCATGTTTTGTTGACTTATCTGCTAGTGGAGATAGACCTTGCACGCTAACAACTccaaactaatataaatttaattaattagagcATTACATGAATTCTTATGAAAGAGTCTTTCAAATTTTTCTCTCTGATGTGGTGGATATTTTGTGTGTGAGATTAAAAGttgagtaaaaaataaaagtaagttattaaataataatgacAATATCCCCATAAAGAggatataaatttattaaatataaaattgattagAACATACCAGTTTAACCCACCATTTCATCGTGTAATTCATCAATTCCTATTGTGCATGCAAGAATTTTGCATCATTAATTCTTTCTACAAAGTTGAAGCAACTTATCAACTGCTTCATCAATCATCTTCTCACCACTCAATCTCATCTTCACACTCAATTCTCTAGCCTTTTGCTTCATTTCCTCCCCACTTTTCTCCATAGCCACTTTTCTTAGAGCTTTAGCCACCTCCTCCCTCTTTATCTCCCCATTCTCCCCCTTCAGCGCCTCCACTCCCACGCCAATCTCCTCCACCAGCCTAGCATTCCCGGGCTGATCAAGATGCAATGGTAGGGCTATAATTGGAACCCCAAATGTCAAGCTCTCGAGAAGACTGTTCCATCCGCAATGACTCAAGAACCCGCAGATTTTCCTATCTGCCAGAATCTTGGCCTGGGGAACCCATCCTTTCACTACTATCCCTCTCCCTTTTACCCTTTCGAGGTAGCCTTCGGGCACGGCTTCCTCCACGGCCGTGTCCACCCCGGCCGGGAACTTCACCACCCATATGAAGTTCACCTCGCTTATCTCTAACCCAAAAGCTATCTCCTCCATGTCTGTACTCGACATGGAGTATTCACTCCCAAACGAGGCCAGTACACACGAGGACTCGCCTTTGTCGTGTAACCACTGCACTATATCTGCATGGTCTTCCTCGTCGGTGGTCGGCCGGATAAGCGGGCCGATCGCCATGACTTCTTTCTTGGTCAAATGAGAGAGATAGTCAACGTACTTCCCCTCCATCTCTCTACAACTATTGATAAACATGATTTTGTGGGATTGTTCAATGGATTTGAATCCTAAGCTTCCCAAGTCTACCCCTGTAGGGTTTTTTTTGGCCATGGATATGAACTTTCTTATCTCATGATCATGGTAATAAATCTCCGGGAACGGGAACTTAGACCCGCGGGCGCGGTCTACGCGGTTGTGCGCCAAGCTAGACATCGCCACCGCGCCGGCGGTGGAGAGATGGACGGCGGGGATGTTGAGAGAAGCCGCCCAGGGCTGGAACCCATCGTAGATGAGCAAGTCGGGATTTACGGAGGAAACGACGTCGTAGAACGTTGACTCCGTGTTTTGGAACGCTTCTTGGAGCGCGTCGGCGAAGCGCGGCGGCAGGgcggtggtggtgtggtggtggGGCGGGAGGTCCGGCGTGGAGGGCAGGCGGAGCTCCACCAGATGGATGGAGGGGGAGAGATTGAGTTTTGCGATGGATTGAAGAATGATGGGAGAAGAACAGAAGTGGACGTTGAAGTTTCTTGAAGATAGGATCTTGGCTAGCTCCAAAAATGGCGTGAAATGGCCTTGTGCTAGCCATGGGAACATCAAAACATTGCAACTACTACTAGGTTTCTCTTTCCCCATGGATCAAACCTTaaactcctctctctctctttcttggTTGATTGGTTTCTTTGACTAGTTTTATAATATGGGTGCTGGGGAATCtgtaaaagaaaatagaaaaagttGCACAATTCATCTCTGACTTAtatggtaattgtagaattcgtctgTGCTGGTCATTctcat includes:
- the LOC116001661 gene encoding UDP-glucosyltransferase 29-like, translated to MGKEKPSSSCNVLMFPWLAQGHFTPFLELAKILSSRNFNVHFCSSPIILQSIAKLNLSPSIHLVELRLPSTPDLPPHHHTTTALPPRFADALQEAFQNTESTFYDVVSSVNPDLLIYDGFQPWAASLNIPAVHLSTAGAVAMSSLAHNRVDRARGSKFPFPEIYYHDHEIRKFISMAKKNPTGVDLGSLGFKSIEQSHKIMFINSCREMEGKYVDYLSHLTKKEVMAIGPLIRPTTDEEDHADIVQWLHDKGESSCVLASFGSEYSMSSTDMEEIAFGLEISEVNFIWVVKFPAGVDTAVEEAVPEGYLERVKGRGIVVKGWVPQAKILADRKICGFLSHCGWNSLLESLTFGVPIIALPLHLDQPGNARLVEEIGVGVEALKGENGEIKREEVAKALRKVAMEKSGEEMKQKARELSVKMRLSGEKMIDEAVDKLLQLCRKN